A part of Miscanthus floridulus cultivar M001 chromosome 6, ASM1932011v1, whole genome shotgun sequence genomic DNA contains:
- the LOC136455885 gene encoding LOW QUALITY PROTEIN: importin subunit alpha-1a-like (The sequence of the model RefSeq protein was modified relative to this genomic sequence to represent the inferred CDS: deleted 1 base in 1 codon) yields MSLRPSERVEVRRNRYKVAVDAEEGRRRREDNMVEIRKNRREESLLKRRREGLQAQVPAPPSGVEKKLESLPAMVSGVYSDDNNLQLEATTQFRKLLSIERSPPIEEVIKSGVVPRFVQFLTREDFPQLQFEAAWALTNIASGTSENTKVVIDHGAVPIFVKLLGSASDDVREQAVWALGNVAGDSPKCRDLVLANGALMPLLAQLNEHAKLSMLRNATWTLSNFCRGKPQPSFDQTKPALPALARLIHSNDEEVLTDACWALSYLSDGTNDKIQAVIEAGVCPRLVELLLHPSPSVLIPALRTVGNIVTGDDMQTQCIIDHQALPRLLNLLTQNHKKSIKKEACWTISNITAGNKDQIQAVISAGIIAPLLQLLQTAEFDIKKEAAWAISNATSGGSHEQIKYLVAEGCIKPLCDLLVCPDPRIVTVCLEGLENILKVGEHDKTMGGATADGNLFAQMIDEAEGLEKIENLQSHDNNEIYEKAVKLLEAYWMEEEDDAMATAGEAAPAVFDFSQGGNPPAGGGLNFN; encoded by the exons ATGTCGCTGCGCCCGAGCGAGCGGGTGGAGGTGCGGCGGAACCGCTACAAGGTGGCGGTTGACGCGgaggaggggcggcggcggcgcgaggacaATATGGTGGAGATCCGCAAGAACCGCCGCGAA GAGAGCCTCCTCAAGAGGCGCCGCGAGGGGCTCCAGGCCCAGGTCCCTGCCCCTCCCTCCGGGGTCGAGAAGAAG CTTGAAAGCCTCCCAGCTATGGTTAGTGGGGTTTATTCAGATGACAATAACCTTCAGCTTGAGGCCACCACACAGTTCCGCAAGTTGCTCTCTATTG AGAGGAGCCCCCCCATTGAAGAAGTTATCAAATCAGGTGTAGTTCCAAGATTTGTGCAGTTTCTCACCAGAGAGGATTTCCCCCAGCTGCAG TTCGAAGCAGCATGGGCTCTCACAAATATTGCTTCTGGCACTTCAGAAAATACAAAGGTTGTTATTGATCATGGGGCTGTTCCTATATTTGTGAAGCTTCTTGGGTCTGCTAGTGATGATGTTCGTGAGCAG GCTGTGTGGGCTCTGGGCAATGTTGCTGGTGATTCTCCGAAGTGCCGTGACCTTGTTCTTGCCAATGGTGCGTTGATGCCTCTGCTAGCCCAGTTGAATGAGCATGCTAAGCTCTCCATGTTGAGGAATGCCACCTGGACTTTGTCTAACTTCTGCAGGGGAAAGCCACAGCCATCATTTGATCAG ACTAAGCCTGCACTGCCAGCACTTGCACGACTTATCCATTCCAACGATGAGGAAGTTCTCACTGATGCATGCTGGGCTCTGTCATACTTATCTGATGGCACTAATGATAAGATCCAAGCTGTGATTGAAGCTGGTGTTTGCCCCCGGCTTGTGGAGCTCCTCCT CCATCCATCACCGTCAGTGCTTATACCTGCTCTACGAACTGTCGGGAACATTGTCACTGGAGATGATATGCAAACTCAG TGTATCATTGATCATCAAGCTCTTCCTCGCCTCCTGAATCTATTGACACAGAACCACAAGAAAAGCATTAAGAAAGAGGCATGCTGGACGATTTCAAATATTACTGCTGGAAACAAAGATCAGATACAG GCTGTCATAAGTGCTGGCATTATCGCTCCTTTGTTGCAACTGCTTCAAACAGCAGAGTTTGATATCAAGAAGGAGGCTGCTTGGGCTATCTCAAATGCTACCTCTGGTGGTTCCCATGAGCAAATCAA GTACTTGGTGGCAGAGGGCTGCATCAAGCCATTGTGCGACCTTCTTGTTTGCCCTGATCCGAGAATTGTAACAGTTTGTCTGGAGGGTCTTGAGAATATTCTTAAAGTAGGGGAGCACGACAAGACCATGGGTGGTGCAACAGCTGATGGCAATCTCTTTGCTCAGATGATTGATGAAGCGGAAGGCCTGGAAAAGATTGAGAACCTACAGAGCCACGATAATAATGAAATCTATGAAAAGGCTGTGAAGCTTCTTGAGGCATACTGgatggaggaggaagatgacgcAATGGCTACTGCTGGGGAAGCTGCTCCCGCTGTTTTTGACTTTAGCCAAGGTGGCAACCCTCCTGCTGGTGGTGGTTTGAACTTCAACTGA